In Streptomyces sp. NBC_01439, the following are encoded in one genomic region:
- a CDS encoding acetoacetate--CoA ligase: MTSATQPEPLWAPGPDRIAAARITAFQAWAAERHGAPADGGYPALHSWSVDELDTFWQAVAEWFDVRFTTPYASVLADRSMPGAQWFTGATLNYAEHALRAAEDPARADDPALLYVDETHESVPVTWAELRRQVGSLAAELRALGVRPGDRISGYLPNIPEAVVALLATAAVGGVWTSCAPDFGARSVLDRFQQVEPVVLFTVDGYRYGGKEHDRRDTVAELRADLPSLRAVVHIPLLGTPAPEGALDWSALTSGDTEPAFEPVPFDHPLWVLYSSGTTGLPKAIVQSQGGILLEHLKQLGLHCDLGPEDRFFWYTSTGWMMWNFLVSGLLTGTTVVLYDGSPGYPDTGAQWRIAERTRATLYGTSAAYVMACRKAEVHPARDFNLSAVKCVATTGSPLPPDGFRWLHEEVAEDLWIASVSGGTDVCSCFAGAVPTLPVHIGELQAACLGTDLQAWDPSGKPVTSEVGELVVTNPMPSMPIHFWNDPDGSRYRDSYFEMFPGVWRHGDWITLTDHGSVIIHGRSDSTLNRQGVRMGSADIYEAVERLPEIKESLVIGLEEPNGGYWMPLFVHLVPGATLDDDLRARIKATIREELSPRHVPDEIIEVPGIPHTLTGKRIEVPVKRLLQGAPLAKAVNPGSVDNLDLLHFYEELARTRG, from the coding sequence ATGACCTCAGCCACGCAGCCGGAACCCCTCTGGGCGCCGGGCCCCGACCGGATCGCCGCGGCCCGGATCACCGCCTTCCAGGCCTGGGCCGCCGAGCGCCACGGAGCCCCCGCCGACGGCGGCTACCCCGCCCTGCACAGCTGGTCCGTCGACGAGCTCGACACCTTCTGGCAGGCCGTCGCCGAGTGGTTCGACGTCCGCTTCACCACCCCGTACGCATCAGTCCTCGCCGACCGCTCCATGCCCGGCGCGCAGTGGTTCACCGGAGCCACCCTCAACTACGCCGAGCACGCCCTGCGCGCCGCCGAGGACCCGGCCCGCGCCGACGACCCCGCCCTGCTGTACGTGGACGAGACCCACGAGTCCGTCCCGGTCACCTGGGCCGAGCTCCGCCGCCAGGTCGGCTCGCTCGCGGCCGAACTGCGCGCCCTCGGCGTACGCCCCGGCGACCGGATCAGCGGCTACCTCCCCAACATCCCCGAGGCCGTCGTCGCCCTCCTCGCCACCGCCGCCGTCGGCGGGGTCTGGACCTCCTGCGCCCCCGACTTCGGAGCCCGCAGCGTCCTCGACCGCTTCCAGCAGGTCGAGCCCGTCGTCCTGTTCACCGTGGACGGCTACCGCTACGGCGGCAAGGAGCACGACCGCCGCGACACCGTCGCCGAGCTCCGCGCGGACCTCCCGTCCCTGCGCGCCGTCGTCCACATCCCGCTCCTCGGCACGCCCGCCCCCGAAGGCGCCCTCGACTGGTCCGCCCTGACCTCGGGCGACACCGAGCCCGCCTTCGAGCCGGTCCCCTTCGACCACCCCCTCTGGGTGCTGTACTCCTCCGGTACGACCGGGCTCCCCAAGGCCATCGTCCAGTCCCAGGGCGGCATCCTCCTCGAACACCTCAAGCAGCTCGGCCTGCACTGCGACCTCGGCCCCGAGGACCGGTTCTTCTGGTACACCTCCACCGGCTGGATGATGTGGAACTTCCTCGTCTCCGGCCTGCTCACCGGCACGACCGTCGTCCTCTACGACGGCAGCCCCGGCTACCCCGACACGGGCGCCCAGTGGCGCATCGCCGAGCGCACCCGCGCCACCCTGTACGGCACCTCCGCCGCCTACGTCATGGCCTGCCGCAAGGCCGAGGTCCACCCGGCCCGCGACTTCAACCTCTCCGCCGTGAAGTGCGTGGCCACCACCGGCTCCCCGCTCCCGCCCGACGGCTTCCGCTGGCTCCACGAGGAGGTCGCCGAAGACCTCTGGATCGCCTCCGTCAGCGGCGGCACCGACGTCTGCAGCTGCTTCGCGGGCGCCGTCCCCACCCTCCCGGTGCACATCGGCGAACTCCAGGCCGCCTGCCTCGGCACGGACCTCCAGGCCTGGGACCCCTCCGGCAAGCCGGTCACCAGTGAGGTCGGCGAGCTCGTCGTCACCAACCCCATGCCGTCCATGCCGATCCACTTCTGGAACGACCCCGACGGCAGCCGCTACCGCGACAGCTACTTCGAGATGTTCCCGGGCGTCTGGCGCCACGGCGACTGGATCACCCTCACCGACCACGGCTCGGTGATCATCCACGGCCGCTCCGACTCCACGCTCAACCGCCAAGGCGTCCGGATGGGCTCCGCCGACATCTACGAAGCCGTCGAACGCCTTCCCGAGATCAAGGAATCCCTGGTCATCGGCCTGGAGGAGCCCAACGGCGGCTACTGGATGCCGCTCTTCGTCCACCTCGTCCCCGGCGCGACCCTCGACGACGACCTGCGCGCCCGGATCAAGGCGACGATCCGCGAGGAACTCTCCCCGCGCCACGTCCCCGACGAGATCATCGAAGTCCCCGGCATCCCGCACACCCTCACCGGCAAGCGCATCGAGGTCCCGGTCAAGCGCCTCCTGCAGGGCGCACCCCTGGCCAAGGCGGTCAACCCGGGCTCCGTCGACAACCTCGACCTCCTCCACTTCTACGAGGAGCTGGCCCGCACCCGCGGCTGA
- the ptsP gene encoding phosphoenolpyruvate--protein phosphotransferase, translated as METTLRGVGVSHGVAIGEVRHMGTAVLEPPARQITADEAAREQGRARQAVSAVAADLIARGQLAGGEAQHVLEAQAMIAEDPELMADVDRRIAVGSTAERGVYDAFAAYRDLLAGAGEYMAGRVADLDDVRNRIVARLLGVPMPGVPDSDEPYVLIARDLAPADTALLDPALVLGFVTEEGGPTSHSAILARALGVPAIVALPGAGEIAEGTMIAVDGSTGDLFVDPSPQKRAELEAAAAERRAALAASSGPGATSDGHKVPLLANVGGPADVPAAVEAGAEGVGLFRTEFLFLDDSKKAPSEEKQIESYRKVLEAFPEGRVVVRVLDAGADKPLDFLTPGDEPNPALGVRGLRSLLDHPDVLRTQLTALAKAAEGLPVYLEVMAPMVADRIDAKAFADACREAGLKAKFGAMVEIPSAALRARSILQEVEFLSLGTNDLAQYAFAADRQVGAVSRLQDPWQPALLDLIALSADAAKAEGKSCGVCGEAASDPLLACVLTGLGVTSLSMGAASIPYVRATLAKYTLAQCERAAAAARAADSAEEARVAAQAVLSGE; from the coding sequence ATGGAGACAACGCTGCGAGGCGTCGGCGTGAGCCACGGGGTGGCGATCGGCGAGGTGCGGCACATGGGCACGGCGGTTCTGGAACCGCCGGCCAGGCAGATCACCGCGGATGAAGCGGCGCGCGAACAGGGGCGCGCCCGTCAGGCCGTGAGTGCTGTGGCGGCCGATCTGATCGCGCGCGGCCAGCTGGCCGGTGGCGAGGCCCAGCACGTGCTCGAAGCTCAGGCAATGATCGCCGAGGACCCCGAGCTGATGGCGGACGTCGACCGGCGGATCGCCGTCGGCAGCACCGCGGAGCGCGGCGTGTACGACGCGTTCGCCGCGTACCGCGACCTGCTCGCGGGGGCCGGCGAGTACATGGCCGGCCGGGTGGCCGACCTGGACGACGTGCGCAACCGCATCGTGGCACGGCTGCTGGGCGTGCCGATGCCTGGTGTGCCCGACAGCGATGAGCCGTACGTGCTGATCGCGCGGGACCTGGCTCCCGCCGACACGGCGCTGCTCGACCCGGCGCTCGTCCTCGGTTTCGTGACCGAGGAGGGCGGGCCGACCAGCCACAGCGCGATCCTCGCGCGGGCCCTGGGCGTGCCGGCCATCGTGGCGCTGCCGGGTGCCGGTGAAATCGCCGAGGGCACCATGATCGCGGTGGACGGCAGCACGGGCGACCTGTTCGTGGACCCGTCGCCGCAGAAGCGGGCCGAGCTCGAGGCCGCGGCCGCCGAGCGCAGGGCGGCTCTGGCCGCTTCGTCCGGTCCGGGTGCGACCTCCGACGGTCACAAGGTGCCGCTGCTGGCCAATGTCGGCGGTCCCGCGGACGTGCCGGCCGCCGTCGAGGCGGGGGCGGAGGGTGTGGGTCTGTTCCGCACCGAGTTCCTCTTCCTGGACGACAGCAAGAAGGCGCCGTCCGAGGAGAAGCAGATCGAGTCCTACCGCAAGGTGCTCGAAGCCTTCCCCGAGGGCCGGGTCGTCGTACGGGTGCTCGATGCCGGCGCCGACAAGCCGCTGGACTTCCTGACGCCGGGCGACGAGCCCAACCCGGCCCTGGGTGTGCGCGGGCTGCGCTCACTGCTGGACCACCCGGACGTGCTGCGCACGCAGCTCACCGCGCTGGCCAAGGCCGCCGAGGGGCTGCCGGTCTACCTCGAGGTCATGGCGCCGATGGTCGCCGACCGGATCGATGCCAAAGCCTTCGCGGACGCCTGTCGGGAGGCCGGTCTGAAGGCGAAGTTCGGGGCGATGGTGGAGATCCCTTCCGCCGCGCTGCGGGCGCGCTCCATCCTCCAGGAAGTCGAGTTCCTGTCGCTGGGCACGAACGACCTGGCCCAGTACGCCTTCGCCGCAGACCGTCAGGTCGGCGCCGTCTCGCGGCTCCAGGACCCGTGGCAGCCGGCGCTGCTCGACCTGATCGCCCTGTCGGCGGATGCCGCCAAGGCGGAGGGCAAGAGCTGCGGCGTGTGTGGTGAGGCCGCTTCCGATCCGCTGCTGGCCTGCGTGCTGACCGGTTTGGGTGTCACCTCCCTTTCGATGGGTGCCGCTTCGATTCCCTACGTCCGGGCGACGCTCGCCAAGTACACGCTGGCCCAGTGCGAGCGTGCCGCGGCGGCGGCCCGTGCGGCGGACAGCGCCGAGGAGGCTCGTGTGGCCGCGCAGGCGGTGCTGTCCGGCGAGTAG
- a CDS encoding PTS sugar transporter subunit IIA encodes MTSVTSPLAGRAIGLAAVPDPVFSGAMVGPGTAIDPVREASEAVSPVDGVVVSLHPHAYVVVDGEGHGVLTHLGIDTVQLNGEGFELLVNKGDTVTRGQAVIRWNPAAVEAAGKSPICPVVALEATAKSLSGVVESGDVKADDALFSWQ; translated from the coding sequence ATGACCAGCGTGACGTCCCCACTTGCCGGGCGCGCCATCGGACTCGCGGCAGTGCCCGATCCGGTGTTCTCCGGCGCGATGGTGGGACCGGGCACCGCTATTGATCCCGTGCGCGAGGCGTCGGAGGCGGTGTCCCCCGTCGACGGTGTGGTCGTCTCCCTGCACCCGCACGCGTACGTGGTCGTCGACGGCGAGGGTCACGGTGTACTCACGCACCTCGGCATCGACACGGTTCAGCTCAACGGCGAGGGCTTCGAGCTCCTCGTCAACAAGGGCGACACCGTGACCCGCGGCCAGGCCGTCATCCGCTGGAACCCCGCTGCCGTCGAGGCAGCCGGCAAGTCGCCGATCTGCCCCGTTGTGGCGCTCGAAGCGACGGCCAAATCCCTCTCCGGCGTCGTCGAGTCCGGCGACGTGAAGGCTGACGACGCTCTCTTCAGCTGGCAGTGA
- a CDS encoding CDP-alcohol phosphatidyltransferase family protein yields the protein MEVQETRVQTDRIFTIPNILSMARLAGVPLFLWLILAEYDGWALAVLMLSGISDYLDGKLARRWNQISKLGRLLDPAADRLYILSTLFGLTYRGLLPLWLTGALLARELMLLVMVWILRRHGYPPPQVNFLGKAATFNLMYAFPLLLLSDGSGWLAWLASVFGWAFAVWGTTLYWWAGILYVVQVRRLVKADTTAD from the coding sequence GTGGAGGTCCAGGAGACTCGGGTTCAGACTGACCGAATTTTCACCATTCCCAACATCCTGAGCATGGCTCGCCTCGCCGGCGTACCCCTGTTCTTGTGGTTGATCCTTGCGGAGTACGACGGGTGGGCCCTGGCCGTCCTCATGCTCAGCGGGATCAGCGACTACCTCGACGGGAAGCTCGCGCGGCGCTGGAATCAGATCAGCAAGCTCGGCCGGCTGCTCGATCCTGCCGCGGACCGGCTCTACATCCTGTCGACGCTCTTCGGTCTGACTTATCGCGGGCTTCTGCCGCTGTGGCTCACCGGAGCGTTGCTGGCGCGCGAGCTGATGTTGCTGGTCATGGTGTGGATCCTGCGCCGTCACGGATATCCGCCGCCGCAGGTCAACTTCCTCGGCAAGGCCGCCACCTTCAACCTGATGTACGCGTTTCCGTTGCTGCTGCTCAGTGACGGAAGCGGCTGGTTGGCCTGGTTGGCGTCAGTTTTCGGATGGGCGTTCGCTGTATGGGGTACAACCCTCTACTGGTGGGCAGGAATCCTTTACGTGGTTCAAGTCCGCCGTCTGGTGAAGGCTGACACCACGGCCGATTGA
- a CDS encoding mannose-1-phosphate guanyltransferase encodes MKAVVMAGGEGTRLRPMTSSMPKPLLPVANRPIMEHVLRLLKRHGLSETVVTVQFLASLVKNYFGDGEELGMELTYAHEEKPLGTAGSVKNAEEALKDDAFVVISGDALTDFDLTDLIRFHKEKGALVTVCLTRVPNPLEFGITIVDEAGKVERFLEKPTWGQVFSDTVNTGIYVMEPEVFDYVDPDVSVDWSGDVFPQLMKEGRPIYGYVAEGYWEDVGTHESYVKAQADVLEGKVQIEMDGFEISPGVWIAEGAEVSPDAVLRGPLYIGDYAKVEAGAEIREHTVIGSNVVVKSGAFLHRAVVHDNVYIGPHSNLRGCVIGKNTDIMRAARIEDGAVIGDECLIGEESIVQGNVRVYPFKTIEAGAFVNESVIWESRGQAHLFGARGVSGILNVEITPEVVVRLAGAYATTLKKGATVTTARDHSRGARALKRAVISALQASAINVRDLENVPLPVARQQTARGSAGGIVLRTSPGVPDSVDIMFLDERGADLSLQGQRKLDRVYARQEYRRAFPGEIGDLQFPGSVFDAYTGSLLRRVDTTGIADAGLKVVVDASNGSAGLVLPSLLGRLGVDALTINPGLDESRPTETRESRRAGLVRLGEIVASARAAFGVRFDPVGERISLVDERGRIIEDDRALLVMLDLVAAEKRSGKVALPVTTTRVAEQVAAYHGTQVEWTTTSPDDLTRVGRAENTIFGGDGQGGFIVPEFSSVFDGSAAFVQLLGLVARTQLTLSQIDARIPRAHVLKRDVSTPWAVKGLVMRRVVEAAGDRQVDTTDGVRVVEADGRWALVLPDPAEAVTHLWAEGPDGGTAQALLDEWAGVVEGAGQ; translated from the coding sequence ATGAAGGCCGTCGTGATGGCCGGTGGCGAGGGCACGCGTCTTCGCCCCATGACGTCGAGCATGCCCAAGCCGCTCCTGCCGGTGGCCAACCGGCCGATCATGGAGCATGTGCTCAGGCTGCTCAAGCGGCACGGGCTCAGCGAGACCGTGGTCACCGTGCAGTTCCTGGCGTCACTCGTCAAGAACTATTTCGGGGATGGCGAAGAGCTCGGAATGGAGCTCACCTACGCCCATGAGGAGAAGCCACTCGGGACCGCCGGCAGCGTCAAGAATGCCGAGGAGGCACTGAAGGACGACGCCTTCGTCGTCATTTCCGGCGATGCGCTCACCGACTTCGACCTCACCGATCTGATCCGCTTCCACAAAGAGAAGGGAGCCCTCGTCACGGTGTGCCTGACCCGGGTGCCGAACCCACTGGAATTCGGCATCACGATCGTGGACGAGGCGGGCAAGGTCGAACGGTTCCTGGAGAAGCCGACCTGGGGGCAGGTGTTCTCGGACACCGTCAACACCGGCATCTACGTCATGGAGCCCGAGGTCTTCGACTACGTGGATCCCGATGTCTCCGTCGACTGGTCCGGTGACGTCTTCCCCCAGCTGATGAAGGAAGGCCGGCCCATCTACGGCTACGTCGCCGAGGGCTACTGGGAGGACGTCGGCACGCACGAGAGCTACGTCAAGGCGCAGGCCGACGTGCTCGAGGGCAAGGTCCAGATCGAGATGGACGGCTTCGAGATCTCCCCCGGGGTGTGGATCGCCGAAGGGGCCGAGGTGAGCCCCGACGCGGTGCTCCGCGGGCCGCTCTACATCGGGGACTACGCCAAGGTCGAAGCCGGCGCGGAAATCCGCGAGCACACCGTCATCGGGTCGAACGTCGTCGTCAAGAGCGGGGCCTTCCTGCACCGGGCCGTCGTCCACGACAACGTGTACATCGGACCGCACAGCAATCTGCGTGGCTGCGTCATCGGGAAGAACACCGACATCATGCGGGCCGCGCGGATCGAGGACGGCGCCGTCATCGGCGACGAGTGCCTCATCGGTGAGGAATCCATCGTCCAGGGGAACGTGCGGGTCTACCCCTTCAAGACGATCGAGGCCGGTGCCTTCGTCAACGAGTCGGTTATCTGGGAGTCCCGCGGCCAGGCGCACCTGTTCGGCGCGCGCGGGGTCTCCGGAATCCTGAACGTGGAGATCACCCCGGAAGTGGTGGTCCGGCTCGCCGGCGCGTACGCCACGACCCTGAAGAAGGGGGCGACTGTCACCACGGCCCGTGACCACTCCCGAGGCGCCAGGGCGCTCAAACGGGCCGTGATCTCCGCGCTCCAGGCCAGCGCCATCAACGTACGAGACCTGGAGAACGTACCGCTGCCCGTGGCACGGCAGCAGACCGCGCGCGGCAGCGCCGGCGGGATCGTCCTACGGACCTCGCCCGGTGTGCCCGACTCGGTGGACATCATGTTCCTCGACGAGCGGGGAGCGGACCTCTCGCTCCAGGGACAGCGCAAGCTGGACCGGGTCTACGCACGCCAGGAGTACCGGCGGGCGTTCCCCGGAGAGATCGGAGACCTGCAGTTCCCGGGCAGCGTCTTCGACGCCTACACCGGCTCGCTGCTGCGGCGGGTGGACACCACCGGCATCGCCGATGCCGGGCTCAAGGTGGTCGTGGACGCCTCGAACGGAAGCGCCGGACTGGTTCTGCCCAGCCTGCTGGGCCGGCTCGGTGTGGACGCGCTGACGATCAACCCCGGGCTCGACGAGTCCCGGCCGACCGAGACCAGGGAATCCCGGCGGGCCGGGCTGGTGCGGCTGGGAGAGATCGTGGCCTCCGCGAGGGCCGCCTTCGGGGTGCGGTTCGACCCGGTGGGCGAGCGGATCTCGCTGGTGGACGAGCGCGGGCGGATCATCGAGGACGACCGGGCGCTCCTGGTGATGCTCGACCTGGTGGCCGCGGAGAAGCGCAGCGGCAAGGTCGCGCTGCCGGTGACCACGACCAGGGTGGCCGAGCAGGTGGCGGCCTACCACGGCACACAGGTCGAGTGGACGACGACCTCGCCCGACGACCTGACCCGGGTGGGCCGCGCGGAGAACACCATCTTCGGCGGCGACGGCCAGGGCGGCTTCATCGTTCCCGAGTTCAGCAGCGTCTTCGACGGTTCGGCCGCCTTCGTACAACTGCTCGGGTTGGTGGCGCGCACACAGCTCACGCTGAGCCAGATCGACGCCCGGATCCCGCGGGCCCACGTGCTCAAGCGGGACGTTTCGACGCCGTGGGCGGTGAAGGGGCTCGTCATGCGGCGGGTCGTGGAGGCGGCCGGTGACCGGCAGGTGGACACCACGGACGGGGTGCGGGTGGTCGAGGCCGACGGACGGTGGGCGCTGGTCCTGCCGGACCCGGCGGAAGCGGTGACCCACCTGTGGGCCGAGGGCCCCGACGGCGGCACCGCGCAGGCCCTGCTCGACGAGTGGGCGGGCGTCGTGGAGGGCGCCGGGCAGTGA
- a CDS encoding DUF881 domain-containing protein, which yields MCGMSQPPHNRTSASPVPARPDASMSLLTHVMDHSLDEGYAEAAARREAEGTAGLPRTLKAKLGLAAGLVVTAMVVTLGAAEAQIAAPVLAKERQELIDRVERADDRAHGLERDIDRLRTDVAGRQRAALKQPGGGQGELVALLAGATEVHGPGIKLVVDDAKGASSGGGGKPRESSGFSDTGRLRDRDLQKIVNGLWQSGAEAISINGQRLTELSAIRAAGDAILVDNRPLVPPYEVLAVGDKKRLGTAFQDSADGQYLHVLQESYGIRYALSPADDLRLPAASSLTVRTATPAEQQKGAS from the coding sequence ATGTGCGGCATGTCGCAGCCGCCCCACAACCGGACTTCGGCGTCTCCTGTGCCCGCGCGCCCGGACGCTTCCATGTCGCTGCTGACGCACGTGATGGACCACAGTCTCGACGAGGGCTACGCGGAGGCGGCGGCCCGGCGCGAGGCGGAGGGTACGGCGGGTCTGCCGCGGACCCTCAAGGCCAAACTGGGGCTCGCCGCCGGGCTCGTCGTCACCGCCATGGTCGTCACGCTCGGTGCGGCCGAGGCGCAGATAGCCGCGCCGGTGCTGGCCAAGGAGCGTCAGGAACTGATCGACCGGGTGGAGCGGGCGGACGACCGCGCGCACGGCCTGGAGCGTGACATCGACCGCCTCAGGACCGATGTCGCGGGCCGCCAGCGTGCGGCACTGAAGCAGCCCGGCGGGGGCCAGGGCGAGCTCGTGGCCCTGCTGGCGGGTGCCACGGAGGTCCACGGGCCGGGGATCAAACTGGTGGTGGACGACGCGAAGGGCGCGTCTTCGGGCGGTGGTGGCAAACCGCGCGAGAGCTCCGGTTTCTCGGACACCGGCCGACTCCGCGACCGTGACCTGCAGAAGATCGTCAACGGGCTCTGGCAGTCCGGGGCGGAGGCCATCTCCATCAACGGGCAGCGGCTGACGGAACTGTCGGCGATCAGGGCCGCGGGTGACGCGATACTGGTCGACAACAGGCCGCTGGTGCCGCCGTATGAAGTGCTGGCGGTGGGGGACAAGAAACGGCTCGGCACGGCCTTCCAGGACTCGGCGGACGGACAGTACCTGCACGTGTTGCAGGAGAGCTACGGGATCCGTTACGCCCTGTCCCCGGCGGACGACCTGCGGCTGCCGGCCGCATCGAGTCTGACCGTACGAACAGCTACACCGGCAGAGCAGCAGAAGGGTGCATCGTGA
- a CDS encoding small basic family protein: MIAVLGLLAGVVAGLLVRPEVPAVVEPYLPIAVVAALDAVFGGLRAMLDGIFVDKVFVVSFLSNVVVAALIVFLGDKLGVGSQLSTGVVVVLGIRIFSNAAAIRRHVFRA, translated from the coding sequence GTGATCGCGGTACTGGGCCTCTTGGCCGGAGTGGTGGCCGGACTTCTGGTCCGGCCCGAAGTGCCGGCCGTGGTGGAGCCATATCTGCCGATCGCCGTGGTGGCGGCGCTGGACGCGGTGTTCGGCGGCCTCCGCGCGATGCTGGACGGCATCTTCGTGGACAAGGTCTTCGTGGTGTCGTTCCTGTCGAACGTGGTCGTGGCCGCGCTGATCGTCTTCCTCGGTGACAAGCTCGGGGTCGGCTCGCAGCTGTCCACGGGTGTGGTCGTGGTCCTCGGCATCCGCATCTTCTCCAACGCCGCGGCCATCCGCCGGCACGTGTTCCGGGCGTGA
- a CDS encoding DUF881 domain-containing protein — translation MSTNDSPEEQGGAGRPPEPPKAPEPTKSPEGPQPSTAPQPPTAPQPPKTPQPPRAPGTPQSPESLRPAQSSEPPKSPRPLQSPEPQEASEPSKEVPGQPEETGRQRLAAGLWPPRVSRAQLIVALLLFVLGLGLAIQVRSNSDSSALRGARQEDLVRILDELDGRTKRLEDEKQRLEDQRKELESSSNQAEEARKQTVEKERQLGILAGTVAAQGPGITLKITDLTGQVQSDQLLDTLQELRAAGAEAIQINGVRIVAGSYFSDENGGVSIDGKKITQPYEFKVIGKPQDLEPALNIPGGVVQTLEKEQATVAVTRSAKIVVDALRAAKQPDYARSSS, via the coding sequence ATGAGCACGAACGACAGCCCCGAGGAGCAGGGGGGCGCGGGCCGGCCGCCGGAGCCCCCGAAGGCCCCGGAGCCCACGAAGTCTCCGGAGGGCCCGCAGCCCTCGACGGCGCCGCAGCCCCCGACGGCGCCGCAGCCTCCAAAGACGCCGCAGCCCCCGAGGGCACCTGGGACCCCGCAGTCTCCGGAGTCCCTGCGGCCCGCGCAGTCCTCGGAGCCCCCGAAGTCGCCACGACCCCTGCAGTCGCCGGAACCGCAGGAGGCGTCGGAGCCGTCCAAGGAGGTACCGGGGCAGCCGGAGGAGACCGGTCGGCAGCGGCTCGCGGCCGGGCTGTGGCCACCGCGGGTGAGCCGCGCCCAACTGATTGTGGCGCTGCTGCTGTTCGTCCTGGGGCTGGGACTCGCGATCCAGGTCCGGTCCAACAGCGACTCCAGCGCGCTGCGCGGGGCCCGCCAGGAGGACCTCGTACGGATCCTCGACGAGCTCGACGGACGGACCAAGCGCCTGGAGGACGAGAAGCAGCGGCTGGAGGACCAGCGCAAGGAACTGGAGAGCAGCTCCAACCAGGCCGAGGAGGCCCGCAAGCAGACGGTCGAGAAGGAACGCCAACTCGGCATCCTGGCCGGTACGGTGGCAGCCCAAGGACCGGGCATCACGCTGAAGATCACGGATCTCACGGGTCAGGTGCAGTCCGACCAGTTGCTGGACACGCTTCAGGAGCTGCGGGCGGCGGGGGCCGAGGCGATCCAGATCAACGGCGTGCGCATCGTGGCGGGCTCGTACTTCTCGGACGAGAACGGCGGGGTCTCCATCGACGGCAAGAAGATCACACAACCCTACGAATTCAAGGTCATCGGCAAGCCCCAGGATCTGGAGCCCGCGTTGAACATCCCCGGCGGTGTCGTCCAGACGCTGGAGAAGGAGCAGGCCACCGTCGCCGTCACACGGTCGGCGAAGATCGTTGTGGATGCCTTGCGGGCTGCGAAGCAGCCTGACTACGCTCGGTCGTCATCGTGA
- a CDS encoding FHA domain-containing protein: protein MSGGYGRCQNVRVGRCLHSEFVLPHGRVCFSQGESPVKLFEKLFGKKNREEGGAARHRAGHGEAEGQGDRPLFRDEVAGAGDVSGAPGASAVDPAGTGRIGFGGPSTSSAGGGFAPDPYATNASAGQPRREEPSMSAEQICSRCGHRSDAASRFCSNCGAPLRAGLTPERASETTSTISISGLEAYEAEVSGQPHVSSSSLSPEAQAAVEALPPGSALLIVRRGPNSGSRFLLDGELTTAGRHPQSDIFLDDVTVSRRHVEFRRGQEGGFTVADVGSLNGTYVNREPIDSVALQNGDEVQIGKYRLVFYASLRGI from the coding sequence CTGTCTGGTGGTTACGGACGTTGTCAGAATGTCCGGGTCGGCAGGTGTCTGCATTCGGAGTTCGTCCTGCCCCACGGGCGGGTCTGTTTCAGTCAAGGGGAATCGCCCGTGAAGTTGTTTGAGAAGTTGTTCGGCAAGAAGAACCGTGAGGAAGGCGGCGCGGCACGGCACCGCGCCGGACACGGTGAGGCGGAAGGGCAGGGCGACCGGCCGCTCTTCCGTGACGAGGTCGCCGGCGCGGGGGATGTTTCGGGTGCCCCCGGCGCGTCGGCTGTTGACCCTGCTGGTACCGGACGCATAGGTTTCGGTGGACCATCAACCTCAAGTGCGGGTGGAGGGTTTGCCCCCGACCCGTATGCCACCAATGCATCCGCGGGGCAGCCGCGGCGCGAGGAGCCGTCCATGTCGGCCGAGCAGATTTGCAGCAGGTGCGGACACCGCAGCGATGCGGCCAGTCGGTTCTGCTCGAACTGCGGTGCGCCGCTGCGGGCGGGTCTGACGCCGGAGCGTGCCTCGGAGACCACGTCCACGATCTCGATCTCGGGCCTCGAGGCCTACGAGGCCGAGGTGTCCGGACAACCGCACGTGTCGTCCTCCTCGCTGTCCCCCGAGGCGCAGGCCGCGGTGGAAGCGCTGCCCCCCGGTTCCGCTCTGCTCATCGTGCGGCGCGGTCCCAACTCCGGGAGCCGTTTCCTGCTGGACGGTGAGCTGACCACGGCCGGCCGCCACCCGCAGAGCGACATCTTCCTGGACGACGTCACCGTCTCCCGGCGGCACGTCGAATTCCGCAGGGGCCAGGAGGGCGGCTTCACCGTCGCCGACGTCGGCAGCCTCAACGGCACGTACGTGAACCGTGAACCGATCGACTCCGTCGCCCTGCAGAACGGCGACGAGGTGCAGATCGGCAAGTACCGGCTGGTCTTCTACGCGAGCCTGCGGGGCATCTGA